The Euphorbia lathyris chromosome 2, ddEupLath1.1, whole genome shotgun sequence genome includes a window with the following:
- the LOC136220903 gene encoding monothiol glutaredoxin-S6-like: MEAITRMVAERALVIFSRSTCDMCHSIKTLLQGFGANPMIYELDQIPNGQQIERALIQQLGCQNLPVVFIGGECVGGDGQVMSLLLKNQLGPLLKRAGAIWVWND; the protein is encoded by the coding sequence atggaagCAATAACAAGAATGGTTGCAGAGAGGGCGCTGGTGATATTCAGCAGAAGCACTTGCGACATGTGTCATTCCATTAAGACACTGCTACAAGGATTTGGAGCTAACCCAATGATTTACGAGCTTGATCAGATTCCAAATGGGCAGCAGATAGAGAGAGCATTGATACAGCAGCTAGGTTGCCAGAATTTGCCAGTTGTTTTCATCGGAGGAGAGTGTGTTGGTGGTGACGGCCAAGTTATGAGCCTTCTTCTCAAGAATCAGCTTGGTCCTTTGCTAAAGAGAGCTGGTGCCATTTGGGTTTGGAATGACTGA